The genomic stretch CTTCTATACTCTACTTCAACTGAACTCTTGGATATGGTGCTTTGCTTCTTTGCCTTCCATGAGATTAGTGAGGTTCCCAGCTTCACACAAAAACATGTAATTGACTTCCTGGATATAGGGCAAGAGGCCCAATCAGAGTCATAGAATGCCTTTACCTTTTCTTCACCTCTGCTTGACATTAGTAGCCCAAGACCTGGTTGTTTCTTAATGTACTTCACTATGTGTAGAGCAGCTTCATAGTGAGATGCCTTTGGTGCATGCATGAATTGGCTTAGGCATTATACTGCATATGCAATGTCTGGCCTAGTGATGGTCAAGTATAATAACTTGCCAATGAGTCTCTGGAAGCTGTTTCTGTCCTTCAATGGCTCATCTGCATCAGTTCTCTGCACACATTCATCATATTCTGTGCTTGTTAGCTTCAGGTTTTGTTCCATAGGTGTGTATTTAGGCTTTGCTCCTAACAATCCTGCTTCTGATATCATCTCTAGAGTATATTTCCTTTGACACATTAGAATGCCTTCTTCAGACCTGGTAAACTCCATTTCCAAAAAGTATCTAAGCTCTCCAAAGTCTTTCAATTTGAAGCTTTTATGGAGGGCACTTTTAGCTTAGTGTATTTCTTCCAAGTCATTACCTATGACAAGAAAGTCATCTACATAGACAAGAATAAGTACAACCTTATTATTAGTGGTCTTAGTGAACAAGGAATAATCATGTCTGCTCTGCTGAAAACCAGAGGATAACAAGGCATGTGTCAGCTTCACATTCCATTGTTTAGTTTCTTGTTTTAAGCCATATAAGCATTTGAGTAGTCTACACACCTTTTACTCCCCCTGACTACCAAATCCCTGAGGAAGAGTCATATAAACTTCCTCAGCAAGATCACCATTGGGAAAAGCATTATGTACACCCATTTGGTACACAGACCAATGTCTAAGGGCAACAATAGCTATAGCAGTCCTTACTGTGGTCATCTTGGCCACATGGGAAAAAGTATGCAGTCCTTACTGTGGTCATCTTGGCCACATGGGAAAAAGTATCATGAAAGTCAATTCCTTCTTGTTGGGTGTTAACCTTTAGCAACCAATCTAACTTTAATTCTCTCTACAGAACCATCAACATTATACTTGATTTTGTAGACCCATTTGCAACCTATGGGGACCTTACCAAGTGGTAAGTCAACCACATCCCAAGTATGATTTTGTTCTAAGGCTTCAATCTCAGGTTCATAGCCTTAATCCACCTATCATATTTAATAACTTGTGAGTAAGAGGTAGGTTCAATATCAACTAAGAAAGAAGCAAGAAAAGACTGGAAATGAGCAAGGAGATGAGAGCAAGAAGCAAAATGATGAATAGGGTAAAGGCATACAGTAGAGGCTGAAGGAAAAGGAGGGTGAATGTAATCAGTCAGCCAAATAGATAGTTTAAGTGTTATACCAGATTTTCTGGGCAACACAAAATCAGTAGGAGGATTAAGAGGAGGATCAGAAGGATCAGGTGAAACATCAGAGGGAAGAGAAGTATCAggatcaggaaaagtaataggtGAACTACTGGACTGAGCAGGATCATTAGGAAGGGAAATGATGTCATTGGAAATGAAATTGGGGTCAGGTGTGTAAGGTAGCATAGGATCAAAATTGGGAACGAGAGGAGAGGAAGTAGAAGATGGATCAGAAGTAGCAAGAAATTTTCTCCTGGGATGTTTGAAAGGAATATAGATTTTCATGAAAGACAACATCCTTGCTAACTATGAATTTGTTGGCTTCAATGTCATATATTCTATATCCCTTTTGAGCGGTAGCATAGCCCATAAAGACACCAGGGACAGATTTAAGGGTAAAAATATCATGAAAATCTGGTTTTGTGGCATAGCAGAGGCATCCTAAAGTTCTGATATGGAAAAAAATAGGAGGTTTGCCATGAAAAATCTCATAAGGTAACTTCCCATATAGAATAACACTTGGTAGTCTATTAATGATATAAGTAGCAGTAAGAATGCAATCCCTCCAGAACTTTAAGGGTATGTTAGCCTGAAACCTCAAGGCCCTTCCTACTTCTACGATATGTCTGTGCTTCCTCTCCACAATATCATTTTGCTATGGAGTGTGAACACAACTACTTTGGTGAATGATCCCGTTGGTTTTGAAAAGATTAGAGCAGATGGTATTAAAGAATTCATGGCCATTATCTGATCTAAAAGCTTTAACAATAGTTGAtaactaattttcaacaagatgTAAAAATTCAGTTAAAATGACATACAATTCACTTTTTAACCTCAAAAGAAAAGTCGAAGTCATTCTTGAATAATCATCAGCAAGAGTAAGAAAATACTTGAATCCATTGTAAGTACAGACTCTATATGGACCTCACACATCCATATGTACAAGTTGAAAGACATAATTAGACTTGGAAGTACTAACATGGAAAGGTAGCCTAATTTGTTTAGCTAGTGGACATACAGGGCAGTGACAAGTAGAAATACATGACAACTGTTTATTTTGATCAGGGATTTTTTCAATACTGCAAGAGGTGCATGAcctgtaacaacccgaccgatcgttttgagctttttgcactttgctcgccaattctcaggcatgacttgccccgtgtggtgtatcatgacttatgtaaatcgttggtgttaggtttcaggttaatcagaatgaatttgaaagaacagtctcagttgaaagctcaaaatttgaaaggtttaaccaagatttgacttgtctGTATGtgatctcggattgaaatttttatggtTGGGTTAgccccgttaggtgatttgggacttaagagcgtgatcagaatgcattttagaagtccgtggaaggtttaggcttggattggcaaaattgagattttggcactttccggttgataggtgagattttgatataaaggtcggaatgaaattccgagagttacattggcttcgttgtgtcatttgggatgtgtgtgcaaaatttccggtcattcggacgaggtttgatagactttttgatcgaaagcataatttaagagttcttggagttcttaggcttggatcctatgttaaattggtgatttgatgttgttgtgagcattctgaagttttgagcaagtatGAACGATgacatgggatgtgttggtacaattggtttgaagttccgggagttccgggtaggttccgggatgtttttgTGCGAAAATCATAGCCGTAGCAGGTccacaggggttgcaggccccgaaACTCACTcatgcagtccgcacaaaaataagtgtgCCCGCGGTGagtgcagtgcggaccgcaccaaaatgggcgcggccgcggtaggcgtcgcgcggaccgtacaaaagtgggcgcggccgcggtgatgAAACgttccgctggtcctacttcggaagctcatatattttgatctacagggaattttgagatgattcaaaaactaaAGTTGTAGACCTTCGTATCTAGTTTCTAGAAAGATATGGATATTGTAATTTAGACActtgtagcaaaagttatggtcaaaatactaaagcctgtcactgcaaaagaaggcctgtgcggccgcggttgtttttgcgcggaTCGCACTGGCTAGCGCGGACGGCGGTCGATTTGATGCGGCCCGTGGTGTCTGAAACCTGgagggtactctataaatacgaggttttggattttatttgatattttgacctaaagagctcggattttgccgattttttgaagatttttcaagaaattcatcggggtaagtgattctaactcagatttggatagaatacatgaatctatcattgaattcatcatttaattcgtgatttagaatggaatttgggaagaaaattgtgaaacctttcaaaaaggtaaaatgataatttgaagggccaaatggtatcagaattggataattttcgtatggttagactcgtgagaatataaggattttagttttgtgaatttcgtcaaatttcgagacatggtcctggggctcgggttttggtaatttcgggaatcgtgccctttattgattgttttcgcttgggctttgt from Nicotiana sylvestris chromosome 12, ASM39365v2, whole genome shotgun sequence encodes the following:
- the LOC138883481 gene encoding uncharacterized mitochondrial protein AtMg00810-like encodes the protein MHAPKASHYEAALHIVKYIKKQPGLGLLMSSRGEEKVKAFYDSDWASCPISRKSITCFCVKLGTSLISWKAKKQSTISKSSVEVEYRSMAHIVAELTWLNGLMKELGVSVKLHMDLYCDNKAAL
- the LOC138883482 gene encoding uncharacterized mitochondrial protein AtMg00810-like → MTTVRTAIAIVALRHWSVYQMGVHNAFPNGDLAEEVYMTLPQGFGSQGESEEGILMCQRKYTLEMISEAGLLGAKPKYTPMEQNLKLTSTEYDECVQRTDADEPLKDRNSFQRLIGKLLYLTITRPDIAYAV